One Loxodonta africana isolate mLoxAfr1 chromosome 4, mLoxAfr1.hap2, whole genome shotgun sequence genomic region harbors:
- the PHC1 gene encoding polyhomeotic-like protein 1 isoform X4: protein METESEQNSSSTNGSSSSGGSSRPQIAQMSLYERQAVQALQALQRQPNAAQYFHQFMLQQQLSNAQLHSLAAVQQATIAASRQASSPNTSTTQQQSTTTQASVNRTLGRNVPLASQLILMPNGAVAAVQQEVPSAQSPGVHADADQVQNLAVRNQQASAQGPQMQGSTQKAIPPGATPTSSLSQASSQALAVAQASSGATGQSLNLSQAGGGSGNSIPGSMGPGGGGQAPGGLGQLPSSGMGGGGSCPRKGTGVVQPLPAAQAVTVSQGSQTEAESAAAKKAEAEGSGQQNVGMNLTRTATPAPSQTLISSATYTQIQPHSLIQQQQQIHLQQKQVVIQQQIAIHHQQQFQHRQSQLLHTATHLQLAQQQQQQQQQQQQQQQQQQQQQQQQTTTLTAPQPPQVPPTQQVPPSQSQQQAQTLVVQPMLQSSPLSLPPDPTPKPPIPIQSKPPVAPLKPPQLGAAKMSATQQPPPHIPVQVVGTRQPGTAQAQALGLAQLAAAAPTSRGLPGTAQPAGQAHLAASPPSSQAPGTLQECSPTLAPGMTLAPVQGTAHVVKGGATTSSPVVAQVPAAFYMQSVHLPGKPQTLAVKRKAESEEEREDVSALGSMLPAKASPVAESPKAMEEKSSLGEKAEPVAAVNANTPSSELVTLTPAPSAPPPTLAMVSRQMSDSKPPQAIVKPQILTHIIEGFVIQEGAEPFPVGCSQLLKESEKALQTGLPTGLNENQPGGPLGGNSPSAELDKKANLLKCEYCGKYAPAEQFRGSKRFCSMTCAKRYNVSCSHQFRLKRKKMKEFQEANYARVRRRGPRRSSSDIARAKIQGKRHRGQEDSSRGSDNSSYDEALSPTSPGPLSVRAGHGERDLGNPNTAPPTPELHGINPVFLSSNPSRWSVEEVYEFIASLQGCQEIAEEFRSQEIDGQALLLLKEEHLMSAMNIKLGPALKICAKINVLKET, encoded by the exons ATGGAGACTGAGAGTGAGCAGAACTCCAGCTCCACCAATGGGAGTTCCAGCTCAGGGGGCAGCTCAAGGCCCCAGATAGCTCAAATGTCACTGTACGAACGACAAGCAGTGCAG GCTCTGCAGGCGCTGCAGCGGCAGCCCAACGCGGCTCAGTATTTTCACCAGTTCATGCTCCAGCAGCAGCTCAGCAATGCCCAGCTGCATAGTCTGGCTGCCGTCCAGCAG GCTACCATTGCTGCTAGTCGGCAGGCCAGCTCCCCAAACACCAGCACTACACAGCAGCAGTCTACCACCACCCAGGCCTCA GTAAACCGGACCCTGGGCAGGAATGTGCCTCTAGCCTCCCAACTCATCCTAATGCCCAACGGGGCTGTGGCTGCAGTCCAGCAGGAGGTGCCATCTGCTCAGTCTCCTGGAGTTCATGCAGATGCAGATCAG GTGCAGAACTTGGCAGTGAGGAACCAACAGGCCTCAGCCCAAGGACCCCAAATGCAAGGCTCAACTCAGAAGGCCATTCCTCCTGGAGCCACCCCTACCTCTAGCCTTTCTCAGGCCTCTAGCCAGGCCCTTGCTGTGGCTCAGGCTTCTTCTGGGGCTACAGGCCAGTCCCTCAACCTTAGCCAagctggtggaggcagtgggaATAGCATCCCAGGGTCCATGGGTCCAGGTGGAGGTGGCCAGGCACCTGGGGGCTTGGGTCAGTTGCCTTCCTCAGGAATGGGTGGTGGTGGGAGCTGTCCCAGGAAAGGCACAGGAGTGGTGCAGCCCTTGCCTGCAGCCCAAGCAGTGACTGTGAGCCAGGGCAGCCAGACAGAGGCAGAAAGTGCAGCGGCCAAGAAAGCAGAAGCCGAGGGGAGTGGTCAGCAGAATGTGGGCATGAACCTGACGCGGACAGCAACACCTGCTCCCAGTCAGACCCTTATTAGCTCAG CCACCTATACACAGATTCAACCCCATTCACTGATTCAGCAGCAACAACAGATCCACCTACAGCAGAAACAGGTGGTGATCCAGCAGCAGATCGCCATCCACCACCAGCAGCAGTTCCAGCACCGCCAATCTCAGCTCCTCCACACAGCCACCCACCTCCAGTTGgcccagcagcaacagcagcagcagcagcagcagcagcagcagcaacagcaacagcagcagcagcagcagcagcaaaccACGACCCTCACTGCCCCTCAGCCACCACAGGTCCCACCTACTCAGCAGGTCCCACCTTCCCAGTCCCAGCAGCAAGCCCAAACCCTGGTTGTTCAACCCATGCTTCAGTCTTCTCCCCTGTCCCTCCCGCCTGACCCAACCCCCAAGCCACCCATCCCCATCCAATCCAAACCACCTGTAGCGCCTCTTAAGCCTCCTCAGTTAGGGGCTGCTAAGATGTCAGCTACCCAGCAACCACCACCTCACATCCCTGTGCAAGTGGTAGGCACCAGACAGCCAGGTACAGCCCAGGCACAGGCTCTGGGGTTGGCACAGCTGGCAGCTGCTGCACCTACTTCTCGGGGGTTGCCGGGTACAGCACAGCCAGCGGGTCAGGCCCATTTGGCCGCCTCACCACCTTCATCCCAGGCTCCTGGTACACTTCAGGAGTGCTCTCCCACGTTGGCCCCTGGGATGACCCTTGCCCCTGTGCAGGGGACAGCACATGTAGTAAAGGGTGGGGCAACCACCTCCTCACCTGTTGTAGCTCAGGTCCCTGCTGCCTTCTACATGCAGTCTGTGCACCTGCCG GGCAAACCCCAGACGTTGGCTGTCAAACGCAAGGCTGAGtctgaagaagagagagaagatgtCTCTGCACTAGGTTCAATGCTTCCTGCCAAGGCATCTCCAGTAGCAGAGAGCCCAAAGGCCATGGAGGAGAAGAGCAGTCTTGGAG AGAAAGCTGAACCAGTGGCCGCTGTGAATGCTAATACCCCAAGCAGTGAACTAGTAACCTTGACCCCTGCCCCATCAGCACCACCTCCTACGCTAGCCATGGTGTCCAGACAAATGAGTGACTCAAAACCCCCACAGGCCATCGTGAAGCCCCAGATTCTCACTCACATCATTGAAGGCTTTGTTATCCAGGAAGGAGCAGAGCCTTTCCCG GTGGGTTGTTCTCAGTTACTGAAAGAGTCTGAGAAGGCACTACAGACTGGTCTCCCGACAGGGCTGAATGAGAATCAGCCAGGTGGCCCCTTGGGAGGGAACAGCCCATCTGCTG aactagataaGAAGGCAAATCTCCTGAAGTGTGAGTACTGTGGGAAGTACGCCCCTGCGGAGCAGTTTCGTGGCTCCAAGAGGTTCTGTTCCATGACTTGCGCTAAGAG GTACAATGTGAGCTGTAGCCACCAGTTCCgactgaagaggaaaaaaatgaaagagtttCAAGAAGCGAACTATGCCCGCGTTCGCCGGCGTGGGCCCCGCCGCAGCTCCTCTGACATTGCCCGTGCCAAGATCCAGGGCAAGCGCCACCGG GGTCAAGAGGACTCTAGTCGGGGTTCAGATAATTCCAGTTATGATGAAGCACTCTCACCAACATCTCCTGGGCCTTTATCAGTGAGAGCTGGGCATGGAGAACGTGACCTGGGGAACCCCAACACAGCTCCTCCAACACCAGAATTACATGGCATCAACCCTGTGTTCCTGTCCAGTAACCCTAGCCGTTGGAGTGTAGAGGAGgtgtatgagtttattgcttcTCTACAAG
- the PHC1 gene encoding polyhomeotic-like protein 1 isoform X5 — translation METESEQNSSSTNGSSSSGGSSRPQIAQMSLYERQAVQALQALQRQPNAAQYFHQFMLQQQLSNAQLHSLAAVQQATIAASRQASSPNTSTTQQQSTTTQASVQNLAVRNQQASAQGPQMQGSTQKAIPPGATPTSSLSQASSQALAVAQASSGATGQSLNLSQAGGGSGNSIPGSMGPGGGGQAPGGLGQLPSSGMGGGGSCPRKGTGVVQPLPAAQAVTVSQGSQTEAESAAAKKAEAEGSGQQNVGMNLTRTATPAPSQTLISSATYTQIQPHSLIQQQQQIHLQQKQVVIQQQIAIHHQQQFQHRQSQLLHTATHLQLAQQQQQQQQQQQQQQQQQQQQQQQQTTTLTAPQPPQVPPTQQVPPSQSQQQAQTLVVQPMLQSSPLSLPPDPTPKPPIPIQSKPPVAPLKPPQLGAAKMSATQQPPPHIPVQVVGTRQPGTAQAQALGLAQLAAAAPTSRGLPGTAQPAGQAHLAASPPSSQAPGTLQECSPTLAPGMTLAPVQGTAHVVKGGATTSSPVVAQVPAAFYMQSVHLPGKPQTLAVKRKAESEEEREDVSALGSMLPAKASPVAESPKAMEEKSSLGEKAEPVAAVNANTPSSELVTLTPAPSAPPPTLAMVSRQMSDSKPPQAIVKPQILTHIIEGFVIQEGAEPFPVGCSQLLKESEKALQTGLPTGLNENQPGGPLGGNSPSAELDKKANLLKCEYCGKYAPAEQFRGSKRFCSMTCAKRYNVSCSHQFRLKRKKMKEFQEANYARVRRRGPRRSSSDIARAKIQGKRHRGQEDSSRGSDNSSYDEALSPTSPGPLSVRAGHGERDLGNPNTAPPTPELHGINPVFLSSNPSRWSVEEVYEFIASLQGCQEIAEEFRSQEIDGQALLLLKEEHLMSAMNIKLGPALKICAKINVLKET, via the exons ATGGAGACTGAGAGTGAGCAGAACTCCAGCTCCACCAATGGGAGTTCCAGCTCAGGGGGCAGCTCAAGGCCCCAGATAGCTCAAATGTCACTGTACGAACGACAAGCAGTGCAG GCTCTGCAGGCGCTGCAGCGGCAGCCCAACGCGGCTCAGTATTTTCACCAGTTCATGCTCCAGCAGCAGCTCAGCAATGCCCAGCTGCATAGTCTGGCTGCCGTCCAGCAG GCTACCATTGCTGCTAGTCGGCAGGCCAGCTCCCCAAACACCAGCACTACACAGCAGCAGTCTACCACCACCCAGGCCTCA GTGCAGAACTTGGCAGTGAGGAACCAACAGGCCTCAGCCCAAGGACCCCAAATGCAAGGCTCAACTCAGAAGGCCATTCCTCCTGGAGCCACCCCTACCTCTAGCCTTTCTCAGGCCTCTAGCCAGGCCCTTGCTGTGGCTCAGGCTTCTTCTGGGGCTACAGGCCAGTCCCTCAACCTTAGCCAagctggtggaggcagtgggaATAGCATCCCAGGGTCCATGGGTCCAGGTGGAGGTGGCCAGGCACCTGGGGGCTTGGGTCAGTTGCCTTCCTCAGGAATGGGTGGTGGTGGGAGCTGTCCCAGGAAAGGCACAGGAGTGGTGCAGCCCTTGCCTGCAGCCCAAGCAGTGACTGTGAGCCAGGGCAGCCAGACAGAGGCAGAAAGTGCAGCGGCCAAGAAAGCAGAAGCCGAGGGGAGTGGTCAGCAGAATGTGGGCATGAACCTGACGCGGACAGCAACACCTGCTCCCAGTCAGACCCTTATTAGCTCAG CCACCTATACACAGATTCAACCCCATTCACTGATTCAGCAGCAACAACAGATCCACCTACAGCAGAAACAGGTGGTGATCCAGCAGCAGATCGCCATCCACCACCAGCAGCAGTTCCAGCACCGCCAATCTCAGCTCCTCCACACAGCCACCCACCTCCAGTTGgcccagcagcaacagcagcagcagcagcagcagcagcagcagcaacagcaacagcagcagcagcagcagcagcaaaccACGACCCTCACTGCCCCTCAGCCACCACAGGTCCCACCTACTCAGCAGGTCCCACCTTCCCAGTCCCAGCAGCAAGCCCAAACCCTGGTTGTTCAACCCATGCTTCAGTCTTCTCCCCTGTCCCTCCCGCCTGACCCAACCCCCAAGCCACCCATCCCCATCCAATCCAAACCACCTGTAGCGCCTCTTAAGCCTCCTCAGTTAGGGGCTGCTAAGATGTCAGCTACCCAGCAACCACCACCTCACATCCCTGTGCAAGTGGTAGGCACCAGACAGCCAGGTACAGCCCAGGCACAGGCTCTGGGGTTGGCACAGCTGGCAGCTGCTGCACCTACTTCTCGGGGGTTGCCGGGTACAGCACAGCCAGCGGGTCAGGCCCATTTGGCCGCCTCACCACCTTCATCCCAGGCTCCTGGTACACTTCAGGAGTGCTCTCCCACGTTGGCCCCTGGGATGACCCTTGCCCCTGTGCAGGGGACAGCACATGTAGTAAAGGGTGGGGCAACCACCTCCTCACCTGTTGTAGCTCAGGTCCCTGCTGCCTTCTACATGCAGTCTGTGCACCTGCCG GGCAAACCCCAGACGTTGGCTGTCAAACGCAAGGCTGAGtctgaagaagagagagaagatgtCTCTGCACTAGGTTCAATGCTTCCTGCCAAGGCATCTCCAGTAGCAGAGAGCCCAAAGGCCATGGAGGAGAAGAGCAGTCTTGGAG AGAAAGCTGAACCAGTGGCCGCTGTGAATGCTAATACCCCAAGCAGTGAACTAGTAACCTTGACCCCTGCCCCATCAGCACCACCTCCTACGCTAGCCATGGTGTCCAGACAAATGAGTGACTCAAAACCCCCACAGGCCATCGTGAAGCCCCAGATTCTCACTCACATCATTGAAGGCTTTGTTATCCAGGAAGGAGCAGAGCCTTTCCCG GTGGGTTGTTCTCAGTTACTGAAAGAGTCTGAGAAGGCACTACAGACTGGTCTCCCGACAGGGCTGAATGAGAATCAGCCAGGTGGCCCCTTGGGAGGGAACAGCCCATCTGCTG aactagataaGAAGGCAAATCTCCTGAAGTGTGAGTACTGTGGGAAGTACGCCCCTGCGGAGCAGTTTCGTGGCTCCAAGAGGTTCTGTTCCATGACTTGCGCTAAGAG GTACAATGTGAGCTGTAGCCACCAGTTCCgactgaagaggaaaaaaatgaaagagtttCAAGAAGCGAACTATGCCCGCGTTCGCCGGCGTGGGCCCCGCCGCAGCTCCTCTGACATTGCCCGTGCCAAGATCCAGGGCAAGCGCCACCGG GGTCAAGAGGACTCTAGTCGGGGTTCAGATAATTCCAGTTATGATGAAGCACTCTCACCAACATCTCCTGGGCCTTTATCAGTGAGAGCTGGGCATGGAGAACGTGACCTGGGGAACCCCAACACAGCTCCTCCAACACCAGAATTACATGGCATCAACCCTGTGTTCCTGTCCAGTAACCCTAGCCGTTGGAGTGTAGAGGAGgtgtatgagtttattgcttcTCTACAAG
- the PHC1 gene encoding polyhomeotic-like protein 1 isoform X3 produces METESEQNSSSTNGSSSSGGSSRPQIAQMSLYERQAVQALQALQRQPNAAQYFHQFMLQQQLSNAQLHSLAAVQQATIAASRQASSPNTSTTQQQSTTTQASPQLGNLLQVNRTLGRNVPLASQLILMPNGAVAAVQQEVPSAQSPGVHADADQVQNLAVRNQQASAQGPQMQGSTQKAIPPGATPTSSLSQASSQALAVAQASSGATGQSLNLSQAGGGSGNSIPGSMGPGGGGQAPGGLGQLPSSGMGGGGSCPRKGTGVVQPLPAAQAVTVSQGSQTEAESAAAKKAEAEGSGQQNVGMNLTRTATPAPSQTLISSATYTQIQPHSLIQQQQQIHLQQKQVVIQQQIAIHHQQQFQHRQSQLLHTATHLQLAQQQQQQQQQQQQQQQQQQQQQQQQTTTLTAPQPPQVPPTQQVPPSQSQQQAQTLVVQPMLQSSPLSLPPDPTPKPPIPIQSKPPVAPLKPPQLGAAKMSATQQPPPHIPVQVVGTRQPGTAQAQALGLAQLAAAAPTSRGLPGTAQPAGQAHLAASPPSSQAPGTLQECSPTLAPGMTLAPVQGTAHVVKGGATTSSPVVAQVPAAFYMQSVHLPGKPQTLAVKRKAESEEEREDVSALGSMLPAKASPVAESPKAMEEKSSLGEKAEPVAAVNANTPSSELVTLTPAPSAPPPTLAMVSRQMSDSKPPQAIVKPQILTHIIEGFVIQEGAEPFPVGCSQLLKESEKALQTGLPTGLNENQPGGPLGGNSPSAELDKKANLLKCEYCGKYAPAEQFRGSKRFCSMTCAKRYNVSCSHQFRLKRKKMKEFQEANYARVRRRGPRRSSSDIARAKIQGKRHRGQEDSSRGSDNSSYDEALSPTSPGPLSVRAGHGERDLGNPNTAPPTPELHGINPVFLSSNPSRWSVEEVYEFIASLQGCQEIAEEFRSQEIDGQALLLLKEEHLMSAMNIKLGPALKICAKINVLKET; encoded by the exons ATGGAGACTGAGAGTGAGCAGAACTCCAGCTCCACCAATGGGAGTTCCAGCTCAGGGGGCAGCTCAAGGCCCCAGATAGCTCAAATGTCACTGTACGAACGACAAGCAGTGCAG GCTCTGCAGGCGCTGCAGCGGCAGCCCAACGCGGCTCAGTATTTTCACCAGTTCATGCTCCAGCAGCAGCTCAGCAATGCCCAGCTGCATAGTCTGGCTGCCGTCCAGCAG GCTACCATTGCTGCTAGTCGGCAGGCCAGCTCCCCAAACACCAGCACTACACAGCAGCAGTCTACCACCACCCAGGCCTCA CCACAGCTGGGAAACCTGTTGCAGGTAAACCGGACCCTGGGCAGGAATGTGCCTCTAGCCTCCCAACTCATCCTAATGCCCAACGGGGCTGTGGCTGCAGTCCAGCAGGAGGTGCCATCTGCTCAGTCTCCTGGAGTTCATGCAGATGCAGATCAG GTGCAGAACTTGGCAGTGAGGAACCAACAGGCCTCAGCCCAAGGACCCCAAATGCAAGGCTCAACTCAGAAGGCCATTCCTCCTGGAGCCACCCCTACCTCTAGCCTTTCTCAGGCCTCTAGCCAGGCCCTTGCTGTGGCTCAGGCTTCTTCTGGGGCTACAGGCCAGTCCCTCAACCTTAGCCAagctggtggaggcagtgggaATAGCATCCCAGGGTCCATGGGTCCAGGTGGAGGTGGCCAGGCACCTGGGGGCTTGGGTCAGTTGCCTTCCTCAGGAATGGGTGGTGGTGGGAGCTGTCCCAGGAAAGGCACAGGAGTGGTGCAGCCCTTGCCTGCAGCCCAAGCAGTGACTGTGAGCCAGGGCAGCCAGACAGAGGCAGAAAGTGCAGCGGCCAAGAAAGCAGAAGCCGAGGGGAGTGGTCAGCAGAATGTGGGCATGAACCTGACGCGGACAGCAACACCTGCTCCCAGTCAGACCCTTATTAGCTCAG CCACCTATACACAGATTCAACCCCATTCACTGATTCAGCAGCAACAACAGATCCACCTACAGCAGAAACAGGTGGTGATCCAGCAGCAGATCGCCATCCACCACCAGCAGCAGTTCCAGCACCGCCAATCTCAGCTCCTCCACACAGCCACCCACCTCCAGTTGgcccagcagcaacagcagcagcagcagcagcagcagcagcagcaacagcaacagcagcagcagcagcagcagcaaaccACGACCCTCACTGCCCCTCAGCCACCACAGGTCCCACCTACTCAGCAGGTCCCACCTTCCCAGTCCCAGCAGCAAGCCCAAACCCTGGTTGTTCAACCCATGCTTCAGTCTTCTCCCCTGTCCCTCCCGCCTGACCCAACCCCCAAGCCACCCATCCCCATCCAATCCAAACCACCTGTAGCGCCTCTTAAGCCTCCTCAGTTAGGGGCTGCTAAGATGTCAGCTACCCAGCAACCACCACCTCACATCCCTGTGCAAGTGGTAGGCACCAGACAGCCAGGTACAGCCCAGGCACAGGCTCTGGGGTTGGCACAGCTGGCAGCTGCTGCACCTACTTCTCGGGGGTTGCCGGGTACAGCACAGCCAGCGGGTCAGGCCCATTTGGCCGCCTCACCACCTTCATCCCAGGCTCCTGGTACACTTCAGGAGTGCTCTCCCACGTTGGCCCCTGGGATGACCCTTGCCCCTGTGCAGGGGACAGCACATGTAGTAAAGGGTGGGGCAACCACCTCCTCACCTGTTGTAGCTCAGGTCCCTGCTGCCTTCTACATGCAGTCTGTGCACCTGCCG GGCAAACCCCAGACGTTGGCTGTCAAACGCAAGGCTGAGtctgaagaagagagagaagatgtCTCTGCACTAGGTTCAATGCTTCCTGCCAAGGCATCTCCAGTAGCAGAGAGCCCAAAGGCCATGGAGGAGAAGAGCAGTCTTGGAG AGAAAGCTGAACCAGTGGCCGCTGTGAATGCTAATACCCCAAGCAGTGAACTAGTAACCTTGACCCCTGCCCCATCAGCACCACCTCCTACGCTAGCCATGGTGTCCAGACAAATGAGTGACTCAAAACCCCCACAGGCCATCGTGAAGCCCCAGATTCTCACTCACATCATTGAAGGCTTTGTTATCCAGGAAGGAGCAGAGCCTTTCCCG GTGGGTTGTTCTCAGTTACTGAAAGAGTCTGAGAAGGCACTACAGACTGGTCTCCCGACAGGGCTGAATGAGAATCAGCCAGGTGGCCCCTTGGGAGGGAACAGCCCATCTGCTG aactagataaGAAGGCAAATCTCCTGAAGTGTGAGTACTGTGGGAAGTACGCCCCTGCGGAGCAGTTTCGTGGCTCCAAGAGGTTCTGTTCCATGACTTGCGCTAAGAG GTACAATGTGAGCTGTAGCCACCAGTTCCgactgaagaggaaaaaaatgaaagagtttCAAGAAGCGAACTATGCCCGCGTTCGCCGGCGTGGGCCCCGCCGCAGCTCCTCTGACATTGCCCGTGCCAAGATCCAGGGCAAGCGCCACCGG GGTCAAGAGGACTCTAGTCGGGGTTCAGATAATTCCAGTTATGATGAAGCACTCTCACCAACATCTCCTGGGCCTTTATCAGTGAGAGCTGGGCATGGAGAACGTGACCTGGGGAACCCCAACACAGCTCCTCCAACACCAGAATTACATGGCATCAACCCTGTGTTCCTGTCCAGTAACCCTAGCCGTTGGAGTGTAGAGGAGgtgtatgagtttattgcttcTCTACAAG
- the PHC1 gene encoding polyhomeotic-like protein 1 isoform X2: protein METESEQNSSSTNGSSSSGGSSRPQIAQMSLYERQAVQALQALQRQPNAAQYFHQFMLQQQLSNAQLHSLAAVQQATIAASRQASSPNTSTTQQQSTTTQASINLATTSAAQLISRSQSVSSPSATTLTQSVLLGNTTSPPLNQSQAQMYLRVNRTLGRNVPLASQLILMPNGAVAAVQQEVPSAQSPGVHADADQVQNLAVRNQQASAQGPQMQGSTQKAIPPGATPTSSLSQASSQALAVAQASSGATGQSLNLSQAGGGSGNSIPGSMGPGGGGQAPGGLGQLPSSGMGGGGSCPRKGTGVVQPLPAAQAVTVSQGSQTEAESAAAKKAEAEGSGQQNVGMNLTRTATPAPSQTLISSATYTQIQPHSLIQQQQQIHLQQKQVVIQQQIAIHHQQQFQHRQSQLLHTATHLQLAQQQQQQQQQQQQQQQQQQQQQQQQTTTLTAPQPPQVPPTQQVPPSQSQQQAQTLVVQPMLQSSPLSLPPDPTPKPPIPIQSKPPVAPLKPPQLGAAKMSATQQPPPHIPVQVVGTRQPGTAQAQALGLAQLAAAAPTSRGLPGTAQPAGQAHLAASPPSSQAPGTLQECSPTLAPGMTLAPVQGTAHVVKGGATTSSPVVAQVPAAFYMQSVHLPGKPQTLAVKRKAESEEEREDVSALGSMLPAKASPVAESPKAMEEKSSLGEKAEPVAAVNANTPSSELVTLTPAPSAPPPTLAMVSRQMSDSKPPQAIVKPQILTHIIEGFVIQEGAEPFPVGCSQLLKESEKALQTGLPTGLNENQPGGPLGGNSPSAELDKKANLLKCEYCGKYAPAEQFRGSKRFCSMTCAKRYNVSCSHQFRLKRKKMKEFQEANYARVRRRGPRRSSSDIARAKIQGKRHRGQEDSSRGSDNSSYDEALSPTSPGPLSVRAGHGERDLGNPNTAPPTPELHGINPVFLSSNPSRWSVEEVYEFIASLQGCQEIAEEFRSQEIDGQALLLLKEEHLMSAMNIKLGPALKICAKINVLKET, encoded by the exons ATGGAGACTGAGAGTGAGCAGAACTCCAGCTCCACCAATGGGAGTTCCAGCTCAGGGGGCAGCTCAAGGCCCCAGATAGCTCAAATGTCACTGTACGAACGACAAGCAGTGCAG GCTCTGCAGGCGCTGCAGCGGCAGCCCAACGCGGCTCAGTATTTTCACCAGTTCATGCTCCAGCAGCAGCTCAGCAATGCCCAGCTGCATAGTCTGGCTGCCGTCCAGCAG GCTACCATTGCTGCTAGTCGGCAGGCCAGCTCCCCAAACACCAGCACTACACAGCAGCAGTCTACCACCACCCAGGCCTCA ATTAATCTGGCCACCACGTCGGCCGCCCAGCTCATCAGCCGATCCCAGAGTGTGAGCTCTCCTAGTGCCACCACCTTGACCCAATCTGTGCTTCTGGGGAacaccacctccccacccctcAACCAGTCCCAGGCCCAGATGTATCTACGG GTAAACCGGACCCTGGGCAGGAATGTGCCTCTAGCCTCCCAACTCATCCTAATGCCCAACGGGGCTGTGGCTGCAGTCCAGCAGGAGGTGCCATCTGCTCAGTCTCCTGGAGTTCATGCAGATGCAGATCAG GTGCAGAACTTGGCAGTGAGGAACCAACAGGCCTCAGCCCAAGGACCCCAAATGCAAGGCTCAACTCAGAAGGCCATTCCTCCTGGAGCCACCCCTACCTCTAGCCTTTCTCAGGCCTCTAGCCAGGCCCTTGCTGTGGCTCAGGCTTCTTCTGGGGCTACAGGCCAGTCCCTCAACCTTAGCCAagctggtggaggcagtgggaATAGCATCCCAGGGTCCATGGGTCCAGGTGGAGGTGGCCAGGCACCTGGGGGCTTGGGTCAGTTGCCTTCCTCAGGAATGGGTGGTGGTGGGAGCTGTCCCAGGAAAGGCACAGGAGTGGTGCAGCCCTTGCCTGCAGCCCAAGCAGTGACTGTGAGCCAGGGCAGCCAGACAGAGGCAGAAAGTGCAGCGGCCAAGAAAGCAGAAGCCGAGGGGAGTGGTCAGCAGAATGTGGGCATGAACCTGACGCGGACAGCAACACCTGCTCCCAGTCAGACCCTTATTAGCTCAG CCACCTATACACAGATTCAACCCCATTCACTGATTCAGCAGCAACAACAGATCCACCTACAGCAGAAACAGGTGGTGATCCAGCAGCAGATCGCCATCCACCACCAGCAGCAGTTCCAGCACCGCCAATCTCAGCTCCTCCACACAGCCACCCACCTCCAGTTGgcccagcagcaacagcagcagcagcagcagcagcagcagcagcaacagcaacagcagcagcagcagcagcagcaaaccACGACCCTCACTGCCCCTCAGCCACCACAGGTCCCACCTACTCAGCAGGTCCCACCTTCCCAGTCCCAGCAGCAAGCCCAAACCCTGGTTGTTCAACCCATGCTTCAGTCTTCTCCCCTGTCCCTCCCGCCTGACCCAACCCCCAAGCCACCCATCCCCATCCAATCCAAACCACCTGTAGCGCCTCTTAAGCCTCCTCAGTTAGGGGCTGCTAAGATGTCAGCTACCCAGCAACCACCACCTCACATCCCTGTGCAAGTGGTAGGCACCAGACAGCCAGGTACAGCCCAGGCACAGGCTCTGGGGTTGGCACAGCTGGCAGCTGCTGCACCTACTTCTCGGGGGTTGCCGGGTACAGCACAGCCAGCGGGTCAGGCCCATTTGGCCGCCTCACCACCTTCATCCCAGGCTCCTGGTACACTTCAGGAGTGCTCTCCCACGTTGGCCCCTGGGATGACCCTTGCCCCTGTGCAGGGGACAGCACATGTAGTAAAGGGTGGGGCAACCACCTCCTCACCTGTTGTAGCTCAGGTCCCTGCTGCCTTCTACATGCAGTCTGTGCACCTGCCG GGCAAACCCCAGACGTTGGCTGTCAAACGCAAGGCTGAGtctgaagaagagagagaagatgtCTCTGCACTAGGTTCAATGCTTCCTGCCAAGGCATCTCCAGTAGCAGAGAGCCCAAAGGCCATGGAGGAGAAGAGCAGTCTTGGAG AGAAAGCTGAACCAGTGGCCGCTGTGAATGCTAATACCCCAAGCAGTGAACTAGTAACCTTGACCCCTGCCCCATCAGCACCACCTCCTACGCTAGCCATGGTGTCCAGACAAATGAGTGACTCAAAACCCCCACAGGCCATCGTGAAGCCCCAGATTCTCACTCACATCATTGAAGGCTTTGTTATCCAGGAAGGAGCAGAGCCTTTCCCG GTGGGTTGTTCTCAGTTACTGAAAGAGTCTGAGAAGGCACTACAGACTGGTCTCCCGACAGGGCTGAATGAGAATCAGCCAGGTGGCCCCTTGGGAGGGAACAGCCCATCTGCTG aactagataaGAAGGCAAATCTCCTGAAGTGTGAGTACTGTGGGAAGTACGCCCCTGCGGAGCAGTTTCGTGGCTCCAAGAGGTTCTGTTCCATGACTTGCGCTAAGAG GTACAATGTGAGCTGTAGCCACCAGTTCCgactgaagaggaaaaaaatgaaagagtttCAAGAAGCGAACTATGCCCGCGTTCGCCGGCGTGGGCCCCGCCGCAGCTCCTCTGACATTGCCCGTGCCAAGATCCAGGGCAAGCGCCACCGG GGTCAAGAGGACTCTAGTCGGGGTTCAGATAATTCCAGTTATGATGAAGCACTCTCACCAACATCTCCTGGGCCTTTATCAGTGAGAGCTGGGCATGGAGAACGTGACCTGGGGAACCCCAACACAGCTCCTCCAACACCAGAATTACATGGCATCAACCCTGTGTTCCTGTCCAGTAACCCTAGCCGTTGGAGTGTAGAGGAGgtgtatgagtttattgcttcTCTACAAG